The Hymenobacter swuensis DY53 genome includes the window AAGCGGGCCGCAGATGTTATATCTGCGGCCCGCTTTTGTCTTTCTCTAAATATTAACGGAAAAACTCTTTCGAGTTAATGTTGTAGTGCACAATTTTTAGGGAGTCATTTGCCTCGCGCTCCAGTCTGAAAGTTTCTGCAGCCTCGCCTTTGGTGTACTTATTTTTGTACTGCAACTGATACTCGCCCGATGGATTAGTGCCACTGGTAACTTTGGTTGTCCAGTTTTCTAGAGAAGTACTTTGCAACTGCCCTAATACTTCGTCGCGCTTTTTGAAAAGCTGCATTACCTCATCCCGCGAAGCAGCTTGCCAAAAACGGGCCGAAAACAGCTGTAGATTGGGGGTAATTTGGCTGACCTTCTGATTAGAAAAGTAACCATCCATCAACTTTTCGGCTACCATTTTATCCTGTTCGTTATTCAGACGGGAGGAATTGAAGTGGCAGGCAGTGAGGCCAGAGAGTACAGCGCCTACCAAAGAGGAGGCGACAAAATGATTTTTCATTAAAGACACAGATACAAAATCAGCAAGTAGAATACCAGAGCCAACAGGTTTGCTACTTGCCAAAATACGAGCTTCGCCGTAGAAATTCAGTCCGTTTTTAGTTGTTCTGCCGCCCACCCCACTTTTCCTCCCACCCATGTCTTTGCTCTTCACCGATTTTGCTTCCTGGGGCGCGCATTGCGCCGCCACCGGCGAGCCGCTTTACCAACCCGTGCTGGCCTACGAAATCGAGCAGAAAGGCCGCACTGAAGAACAAATCTGGACGGGGCTGCAACGCGCCTACGATGTGATGCGCGACGCCGTGCATACCGGCCTCACCCAGGACATGACGTCCCGCTCAGGTATGGTAAACAATGGGGCCAAGAAAATTGCCGCCTCGCCGGTAACCGTGCTTTCCCCCGAGTTCAAAAACCTGATTACGCGGGCCCTGGGCGCGAAGGAAGTGAATTCGTGCATGGGCCGGGTGGTGGCCGCGCCCACGGCCGGGGCCTCGGGCATTCTACCGGGCGTGCTCGTAACGCTCCAGGATATTCATAAGCTGGAAGACCGCGCCATTCTGGAAGGCCTGCTGGTGGCAGCCGGCGTGGCCCTCATCATCGAGCAGAACGCCTCTCTCGCCGGCGCCGTGGGCGGCTGTCAGGCTGAAACCGGCTCGGCGGCGGCTATGGGCGCGGGAGCCATTGTGTATTGCCTGGGCGGCTCGGTAGAAGAAACGTTTGCTGCCGTGGCCATTACCATTCAGTGCATGCTGGGCCTCGTCTGCGACCCGGTGGCGGGCCTGGTGGAAGTGCCCTGCGTGGTACGCAACGCCTCGGCCTCGGCCATTGCCTTCAGCTCCGCCCAGATTGCCATTGCCGGCGTCGACCCGGTGATTCCCGTGGATCAGTGCGTGGCGGCCCTGGGCGAAGTTGGCCAGTCCATGGAAACCCGGTACAAGGAAACGGCCCTCGGCGGCTTGGCCAATACACCCCGGGGCCGGGAAATAGAGAAGATGGTGCTGGTGCAGGACGTCCACATCCTGCCTGACGAAGACCAGCAGTAAGGACTAAATCGGTTTGATTTCCGGGGCCATAACGAGCCGGGCCAGATATGCAACGGCCCCGGCGTAGCGGCTCCGTAGCTCTAGGTATTGTTCCCAGGCCCCGTTTTCCTCCTGAAGCGCAATACCGGCCGCTCGTAGCTGCTGGCAGGCCAGCGCAAAATCGTGGCGGTGCGGCTCGTCGGGAGCGGGGCCGGCTGTATCCTGGGCCTGGGCCTCATATTTGAAGTAGCGCGCCACTCGGTTGATGGCCACGCAGCCCGCTTTGAAGCACAACACCATGTGCGGGTCGCGGGGCTGGGACACGGTACTGCTGATGAGGGCCGCCGCATCCAGAATGACATCGGCGGCCGTTACCCAGGAGCGGCCCGGCTGCGGGGAGCGGAAAAACGCCAGAATGGCCAGGGACGTGTGCGTTTCTTCAATTTCCACGAACCACTCTTCCCAGGCCTGCCACTGCTGGCTGTCATCCTGAAAGGAGCCGGTTCGGTTGAGCCACAGCAACAGCTCCACCGCCGAGGCTTTGATGCCAGCCCGCAGTTCCAGCCGGGCTACTGTGAGCTCCCGCCGGGAAAATGCCTGGTACATGGTGGGCAGATAAGAAATGAGCAGTGTGAGCAGCAGCAGCCCCAGCGTAGCCTCGGAGTACGACATGACGCTGGCGACCAGCCCATGCGTCGGCTCATCGGCCCCGATGGTAAGCAACGAACTGGCACTGATGCGGTAGCAGCGCGTCAGGTCGCCCTCATCCAGGGCCCAGAAAATAGCGGTATACCCGAGGCTGACCACCGTGAGCCACACAATAGGTAAGGCTACCAGGCCTACCGGGGCGTACAGGGCCATTACCTTATCCCGCTGACTGTAGGTGCGACCCAGCGCGGCCATACCTTCAAACGCCCGCCGCACCACCCGAAACACCCAGGTATTCAGCAGGGCCGACTCATTCCGGGGCAACACAAACGACTGAATGGCCGCCAGTACGGTGGACGCGACCAAAAAAGCACCAGCCGCAAAAGCCAGTACCCGAAACACTACATCAGGCATATACAGAAACACGGGCGGCTGCAGTGCCGCCCTGCTTGTACTGCCAGGGTTGCTATAGAGTTGGCTGACTGATCGATTTCCGTTCCTTCCAGAGCTGGCGGAAGGTTTTGGGGGCCACCTGCACGGCGTCGCGGCGCTTGTTCCAGCCTACTTCGCCCAACAGGCGGCTGAGCACCCAGTTTTTACCGGCGGCGGGGGCCAAATCCCACACCCAGCGGTGCTTCATGCCATACAGCCACAGCCCCACGGCCCGACGCTCCTCTTTTTCGGTGAGGCCCTCCTGCACGCTTTGCTGGCGGTTTTTGAGCAGGATGTTGTGAATGGGAATGCGCACCGGACACACCGAGGAACAGGCACCGCACAGGCTGCTGGCGTAGCTCAGGTGCTTGTTTTCGGCCATGCCCGAGAGGTGGGGCGTAATCACGGAGCCGATGGGGCCGGAGTAGGTAGCCTCGTAGGTATGGCCGCCGATGTTTTTGTACACCGGGCACACGTTCAGGCAGGCCCCGCACCGGATGCAGTTCAGGGCCTCACGCTTATCGGGCTGGGCCAGCAGGTTGGTGCGGCCGTTATCGAGCAGAATCACGAACATTTCTTCCGGTCCGTCTTTTTCCAGCGGCTGGCGCGGACCGGTATAGATGGTGTTGTACACCGTGACTTGCTGACCGGTACCGCTGGTGCTGAGCAGCGGCCAGAACAAATCAAGGTCTTGCAGCCTCGGAATCACCTTTTCGATGCCCACAATAGCAATGTGGGTTTTCGGGAACGTGGCCGACAGGCGGGCGTTGCCTTCGTTTTCGGTCACGCACACGGCACCCGTATCGGCAATAAGGAAGTTGCCGCCCGTGATACCCACTTCGGCCGAGGTGTACTTGTTGCGCAGCAGATGGCGGGCCGTGAGTACCAGCTTCTGGGCATCGTCGGTGTACTCAATACCGAGGTGCTTCACGAAGATATCAGCAATATCCAGCTTGCTCAGGTGCATGGCCGGCGTCACGATGTGGTAGGGCCGCTCTCCGTTCAGCTGCACGATAAACTCGCCCAAATCGGTTTCTACCGACTCAATACCGCGCTTCTCCAGGTACTTGTTGAGGTGGATTTCCTCAGTGGTCATGCTTTTGGCTTTCACCACGGTGCGGGCCTTCCGGCGCTCCATGATCTTGCCCACCTCAAATAAGGCTTCCTCGGCGTTCTGGGCCCAGATAACCTTGCCGCCCCGGGCCGTAAACTTCTCCTCGAACTGCAGCAGATACTCATCGAGGCGGTTAATTACCTCCGTTTTCAGATAGGAGGCGCGGCTGCGGGCCAGCTCGTGGTCCTGGTAGAAGCCCAAACCGGTCTGCACGGCGGCGTTGTACTTGCCAATGTTGAACCGGATTTTGCGCCGGTGCTCCAGATCAAAAGCCTTGTGGTCGGAATCAACCAGAAACTGGGCCGATTTCTTGGGGGCGGGCGTGAGAGTCGTCGGGTTCATGGCAGCACAGAGTACAACGGGTTCTTAGCAAAGATAAAAACCCGCCGGACCTTGAGAGGTTCAGCGGGTTTTTATTTGGGGTGACTCAGAATCGGAGTCATTGCGAGGCGCAGCCGAAGCAATCCTTCCTTATCAGGGTCAGAAGCCCTGAAAAGCAGAAAGCCCCTGGCGCCTAGTGCTGGCGTCAGGGGCTTGGAATAGGTCAGAGCTGGGGCCTGGAAAAGTACGGATTACTTCGCCTCCGGCTCGTAATGACAGACTGAGCTGTCTACTTTTTATTCGAATCCACTACAATGCGTTTGTCGCGGCTGGCGAGGTCCCAGGCAGTGTAGAACACCAGACGGGCGCGCTTCTCCATCTTCGGAAACTCGATTTTCTCGATTTCGTCGCCGGCACCGTGGTAGTCATCGTGCACGCCGTTGAAGAAGAAGGCTACCGGGATTTTATGCTTGGCGAAGTTATAGTGGTCGGAGCGGTAGTAGAAGCGGTTGGGGTCTTCCGGGTCGTTGAAGCGGAAGTCCAGGTCCATCTTGGTGTACTTCTCGTTCTGCGCCTGCAGAATGGTGTGCAGCTCGGAGCTGAGCTTGTCGGAGCCGATGACGTACACGTAGTCGCCTTTGCCCTCATGGTCCTTGTCGGTGCGGCCTACCATGTCGGTGTTCAGGTCCACCATCGTCTTTTCCAGCGGGAAGATGGGATGGTCAGTGTAATACTCCGAGCCCAGCAGGCCTTTTTCCTCACCCGTTACCGTCAGGAACAGGATGCTACGGCGCGGGCCGTGGCCTTCGTTCTTGGCTTTGACAAACGCCTGGGCCATTTCCAGCACCGTCACGGTACCCGAGCCGTCATCATCGGCACCGTTGTGTACTTCGCCGTTAATAATGCCGATGTGGTCGTAGTGCGCCGACAGCACCATTACTTCGTCCTTCAGGTCCGAGCCTTCGAGGTAGCCCAGCACATTTTCGGTCACGAAGTCCTCCGCCTTCTTGGGGGCTTTCACCACTACTTTGGCGGGCTTGAAGGGGCTGGCGGTGGGCTTGGCCGCCTTATTAACGGCGGCGGTGTATTTGGTTACGGCCGGGGCCGTGCTGCCCAGCAGCTTGTAGCCCACAGCCGGGCTCACAAAATACGCCGTGGGGCGGGTCGTCTGGGAGGCTTCCTTGAAGGCAATGCTGGGCCGGCTGATGTACGGGGCCATGCGGGCCGCCAGCTTCTCGAAGTTGCTGTTGGGGTTGAAATCCACAAAGAACACCGAACGAGCACCTTTCTGGGCCGCCAGCGTGAGCTTGGCCCGGAAATCCTGGCCCCATTTGCTGTTCTGGCCATCTTTGCCCAGCAGGGCCGCGCCTTTGTCGGTCTGGGGCTCGCCCAGCAAAATCAGCAGGTCCTTGCCCTTCACGTCGCCCAGGGCGGCATAGTCGGAGTAGCCATCCTGCTCAATACCGTAGCCCGCAAACACCGGCTGCACGCTGGTTTCCTGCGCGAAGCCGTTGCCGCCGAGGGCGTAGAAATCCGTCAGCCACTTGTAGCTGCTGGTCCCGATTTTCAGCGTGGCCCCATCGGCCCAGGAGCTGCGCACCATGGTGAAGTGCTGCAGGTAGGGGTTGTCGGAGCCCTGCACGGGGCCCTGCAGACCGAGGTCGGCGAACTGCTTGGCAATGTACTCGGCGGCCATTTTCTGGCCTTTCTCACCGGTTTCGCGGCCTTCATACGCATCCGAAGCCAGCACGGAAAGATGCTGGCGCAAATCGGCCTGGGTGATGGTTTCGGCGTAGCCCTGGGCCAGGTCGGCGGCGGGAGCAGGGGCGGCGGTTTCCAGTACCGGCGTGGCCGTTACTTCAGTTTTGGCTTTGCGCTTAGCTTTTACCTTGACTTTCTCGGGAGCCTGGGCCACCGCGGAGGTAGCTACGCCCGCGGCCAGCAGCCAGGTGAGCAGGGAAGTTTTGTTCATACAGCGTAAGAAGTGGTAGGGGTGGAGGTGGGCTAAAGACAAGGTGGCGGCAAAAGGCTGCATCCGGCAGCTGGTAGCGAGAAGCCTTTGTCTTCGAGTTCTGCTACACAGATATGCCCGGTCATGAGTAACAAAACGCGAAGCAGACTTCGCGCTACGGGGCTACTTGGTGATCAGTACCGAGGCGTAGGCGGCCACACCTTCGCGGCGGCCCACGAAGCCCAGCTTCTCGGTGGTGGTGGCTTTGATGCTGATGTCATCGGCGTCGATGCCCATTACCTCGGCCAGTACGCGCTGCATTTCGGCAATGTGCGGGTTCACTTTGGGAGCTTCGAGGCAGACGGTGGAATCGATGTTGCTGATGGTGTAGCCGCGCTCCGTGAGCAAACGCACTACTTCCTTCAGCAGCCGCTTGCTGTCGATGCCTTTGTACTGCGGGTCGGTATCGGGAAAGTGGAAGCCGATGTCGCGCAGATTGGCCGCGCCCAGCAGCGCGTCGCAGATGACGTGGATGAGCACATCGGCATCGGAGTGGCCCAGGGCCCCGTGGGTGTGAGGTACCTCAATGCCGCCAAGCCAGAAGGGCAGCCCGGGCTGCAGCTGGTGAACGTCGTAGCCGAAGCCAGTCCGGATTTTCATAGAGTTCAAAGGAAGGAAAACAGAATAGAGCGACAAGGTACGGTAATGCGGCCGTTGGGGAAGAGCAAAAAAAACCGCCGGCGGGTAAGGTAAAAACCTGCGCTGTGCGTCCGCACGGGCACACGGCCCGGAACCAGTGAAAAAGGATAGCAGAAATTTAATGGAAACTTTGGAATCATTAAAAGTTTCCGGCGTACCTTTGCTGCCGTAATCATGGAAATCAAAGACCGAATCTTACAGGCATCCATTGGGCTCTTCACCCGCAACGGGATTAAGAGTGTGTCGATGGACGACATTGCCACCCACCTGGGCATCTCCAAGAAGACGCTCTACAAGTGGTTCGAAAACAAGGATCAGATTGTCTCGGCCGTCATTGCCAGCCACCTGCACGGGGTGCAGGGTGAGTGTGAAGGTATCATCGGGCACGCCCGCAACGCGGTGGACGAGATGGTGCAGATGATGGACTGGGCCAAACGCCAGTTCTCCAACGTCAACCCCAATGCTATCCACGATCTGCGCAAGTACTATCCGGCCGCCTGGGGGCTGTTTCATGAGCACAAGAGCAGCTTCATTCTGCAGCAGATTCAGGCCAACCTGCGCCGGGGCGTAGCCGAAGGCCTCTACCGCGCCGACCTCGACATTGAGGTGCTCTCCCGGTTGCGCCTGGCTCAGATTGACGTGCTGTTTGATCCGGAAGTATTTCCGCACGCGCAGTTCGACCAGATGCGCGTGCAGATAGCCTGCAACGAGCATTTCCTGTTGGGCGTGGTTTCGCTCCGGGGCCACAAACTCATCAACGAGTACCGTCATGTGACGGAAGAAGAATAAGCTTCATCACCCGCTTTCCCTGATATGAAAAACAACATCCGCGTTTTGCTGCTGGCTACCGCGCCGGGCCTGCTGGCTCCCGCCGGGGCGGCCCTGGCGCAGACGGCTCCGGCCGCGCAACCAGCCCTGGCCACCTCCATGGCCACTGGGCTCATGCCGCTGTCGTTGCAGCAGGCCATCGACTACGCCGTCAAGAACAAGCCCACGCTGCTTTCCACGCGCCTCAACGAGCAGACTGCCCGGGCCAAGGTGGGGGAGATTAAGTCGGCTGGCTTGCCGCAGGTAAACGTGGCGGCTAACGTGGCCGACAACTTTAAGCTGCAGAAAAGCCTGGTAGATTTTGGCGCGCTGGGGGGCGGTAGCTCGGCTACGACCCTCACGCCCGCCGATATTGCCGCCGCCCAAAGCGGCCGGACGGTAAACCTGGGCACAGTAACGCTGCCCTCGGAGCCGGTGCCGCCACAGGCGTTTGCCTTTGGTCTGCAATGGGCCGGCAACACCAGCGCCTCGGTGTCGCAGCTGCTGTTCGATGGGTCTTACCTCATCGGGCTGAAAGCGGCCAAGGTGTACGAAGACCTGGCCAAGAAGCAGACCCAGCAGGCCGAAATCGACGTGGTGGAACAGGTGAGCAAGGCATACTACAGCACGCTCGTGGCCCGGGCCCGCCTCACGCTGTTGGCCCGCAACGTGCAGCGCCTCGATACGGTGCTGTATCAGACCAACGAAACCTTCAAGGCCGGTTTCGCCGAAAAAATTGATGTGGACCGGTTGCGGGTGCAGCGCAATAACCTGCTGGTGGAGCAGCAGAAAGCACAGCGCCTGACCGAATTGAGCGTGGCCCTGCTGAAATTCCAGATGGGCCTGCCCCAGAGCCAAACCGTTCAGCTCTCCGATTCGCTGGGGGCGGCCGTGGTAGATGCCGGGGCCTTGCGCCAGCGTCTGGGCGTAGCCAGCGCCGCTACCGGTGGCGGTGTAAGCGGACTGGGCGACGTGCCAACTGGTACGGCTCCAACAACCGGCAACACCGACGCGCAACGGCAGCAGGACCAGCAAACGGCCCTCAGTGGTGCCCGCACGGGCCAGCTAGCCGCCGCTTTCAACTACAACAACCGCATCGAGTTCAGTACTCTGGAAACCCAGCAGGCGTTGGCCGGGCTGGATCTGGCTAACCGCCGCGCCGGGGCTTACCCACGGCTGCTGGCTACGGCCGCCTACGGTTTCTCGGGCTCGGCCAAGAACCCCGGCGACCTGTTTGCCTTTCGGGGGCCTGACTCGCGGGCTGGCAACGGCTTCCCTAACCAGAATTGGTTCGGGTTTGGCAACGTGGGACTGAGCCTGCAGGTACCGGTGTTTGATGGCTTCCGCCGCAAGTACCAGGTGCAGCAGGCCCGCATTGCCCAGCAAACGGTGGAGAAAGGCTTCGAAACCCTGCGCCAGAGCATTGACCTGCAGGATGCCCAGAGCCGCACTACGCTCATCAACGCCCTGGACGTGCTGGATAATCAAAAGGCCAACCTCGACCTAGCCGCCGACGTGGCCCGCGTATCGCGCATCAAGTTTCAGGAGGGCGTAGGCTCGAACCTGGAAGTGGTAACGGCCGAAACCAGCCTGCGCGAAGCCCAGACCAACTACTACGCCGCCATTTACGACGTGCTGGTAGCCAAGGTGGACCGCGACAAAGCCACCGGCGAGCTGTATAACCAAGCCCGGAAATAAGAAGCCAGAAGTCAGAAGCAAGGAGCTAGAAGCTTCTGACTCAGTTGCCCAACCACGATGTTCTAGCTCCAAACTCCAAAGCTCCTAGCTTCTTCCAAAGATGAAATACCTCTCTTCTGCCTTTCTCCTGACTCTGGGCCTGCTGACTGCCTGCGGGGAAAAAGACCCCAAGGCCGAGCTGGCCAAGCTGAAAAGCGAACAGGCGGCCAACCAAGCCAAAATTGCTGCGCTGGAAGCCAAAGCCGGCCCCAGCGCCGATGCGGCCGTGCTGACCACGCCGGTTTCGGTGATTAAAGTGGCTCCCGAAAGCTTCAAGAGCTACCTCGAAGTACAGGGTCGGGTTGATTTCGACCAAAACGCCACCGTAGCGGCCCGCGCTGCCGGTACCCTCACCAGCCTGCGCGTACAACGCGGCGACCGGGTAAGCAAAGGCCAGACCCTAGCCACCGTGGATGCCAGCATTCTGGATGCGAACATTGCCGAGCTGCGCACCCGCATGGATCTGGCCCGCGTGATATATGAGAAGCAGGACCGCCTCTGGAAACAGCAGATTGGTACCGAAATCCAGTATCTGCAGGCCAAAAACAACTACCAGGCCCTCCAACGCAACCTCTCCACCCTCAACCAGCAGCGCGCCCTGTACAGCGTGGTGGCTCCCTTCTCGGGTACGGTAGATGATGTGCTGCCCAAGCTGGGCGAAACTGTAGCGCCCGGCGCACCGGTCGTGAAGCTGCTCAGCAGCAGTGGTACCGGCAAAATTGTGGTAGATGTATCGGAAGCCTATGCCAGCCGCATTAAAGTAGGCGATAAGGCCTTGGTGACCATTCCCGACTTGGGGGGCGAAGAAGCTACGGCTACCGTCCGGGTAGTATCGAGCACCATCAACCCCACCAGCCGCACCTTCGTGACGGAGCTACGCCTGAACGGCAGCAAGGCCGGCCAGCTGCGCCCCAACATGGTGGCTAACGTCCGCATTCAGAACTACGACCGCCAGAACGCCACCGTGTTGCCCGTAGACCTGGTGCAGAAGGACGAACAGAACAGCTTTGTGCTGATAATAGGGCAGAGGGGTGGCCAGAAAGTGGCTGCCAAGCGCATTATCCAGGTTGGCCAGACTTACAACGGCAAGGTGGAAGTAACCAGTGGCCTTCAGCCCGGCGACCAGGTAATCTCGGCCGGCTACCAGAACCTGAATGAAGGCCAAGTAGTGACGCTGGAAGGAGCGCGGAGCTAGAACGTCAAAATCAGAACTCATGCAGGATCCCGAAAAAGAGTTTGGACCAACCAGTTGGTCGATTGATAATAAGACCAGTATTTACATCATCACGCTCATTCTGTGTGTGATGGGTATCTTTTCCTACATCAAGCTGGGCAAGGAGAAATTCCCGGATATCGTGATTCCCCGCATTATTGTGGCCACGATTTACCCCGGCACGTCGCCCACCGACATCGAAAACCTGGTGACGCGGCAGCTGGAAAAGGAAATCAAGAGCGTGAACGGGGTGAAGAAGATTTCTTCGACCTCGAACCAGGATTACTGTATCGTGGACGTGGAGTTTACCTCCGGCGTGGACGTGCAGTACGCTAAGCAGCTCATCAAAGACGCCGTGGACAAGGCGCAGAATGAACTGCCCAACGACTTGCCTTCACCGCCTACCGTGCAGGAAGTAAACCTCTCGGAACTGCCCATCATGAACGTGAACCTGGCCGGCAACCTGCCCGTGAGCCAGCTCAAGAAGTTCGCCGATGATTTCCAGGATAAGATTGAGGCCCTGCCCGAAATTACCCGCGTCGACATCATCGGGGCCCTCGACCAGCAGGTGAACGTGGACGTGGACCTGAATCGGCTGCGCGCTTCCCGCCTGAGCTTCTCCGATATTTCGGCCGCCATCGGCCGTGAGAACATTACTATTTCGGGCGGTTCCATTGACGTGGGCGAGCAGAAGCGGGCCGTGCGCGTAGCCGGCCAGTACGTGCGTGCCGCCGATATTGCCAACATCCAGGTGAAGAACCTGAACGGCGCGGCTGTGCGCCTCGGCGACATTGCCACTGTCACCGACGGCTTCAAGGACCGGGAGTCCTTCGCCCGCCTCGACGGCAAAACCGCCGTGACCCTGAACGTCATCAAGCGCCAGGGCGAAAACCTGATTGACGCCTCCGACAAGATCAAGCAGATCATCGACGAGTCGAAAAAGACGCTGCCCAAGGAGCTGACCATTACTGTCACCGGCGACACGTCCAACGACACCCGCGTTACGCTCCACGACCTGATCAACACCATCATCATCGGCTTTATCTTAGTAACGCTGATTCTGATGTTCTTCATGGGCACCACTAACGCCTTATTCGTGGGCCTCTCGGTGCCGATTTCCATGTTCTTGGCCTTCGTGCTGCTGCCGGGCTTCGGCTTTGCTCTGAACATGATTGTGCTGTTCGCCTTCCTGCTGGCCCTGGGTATTGTGGTGGATGACGCCATTGTGGTAATTGAAAACACCCACCGCTTGCTGCACGAGCATCCCAACCTGACCACGGCCCAGGCCGCCAAGTACGCCGCCGGCGAGGTATTCATTCCGGTATTGGCCGGTACGCTCACCACGGTAGCGCCCTTTGTGCCGCTCATGTTCTGGCCCGGCATCGTGGGCTCGTTCATGTTC containing:
- the sdaAA gene encoding L-serine ammonia-lyase, iron-sulfur-dependent, subunit alpha, whose product is MSLLFTDFASWGAHCAATGEPLYQPVLAYEIEQKGRTEEQIWTGLQRAYDVMRDAVHTGLTQDMTSRSGMVNNGAKKIAASPVTVLSPEFKNLITRALGAKEVNSCMGRVVAAPTAGASGILPGVLVTLQDIHKLEDRAILEGLLVAAGVALIIEQNASLAGAVGGCQAETGSAAAMGAGAIVYCLGGSVEETFAAVAITIQCMLGLVCDPVAGLVEVPCVVRNASASAIAFSSAQIAIAGVDPVIPVDQCVAALGEVGQSMETRYKETALGGLANTPRGREIEKMVLVQDVHILPDEDQQ
- a CDS encoding LutB/LldF family L-lactate oxidation iron-sulfur protein, producing the protein MNPTTLTPAPKKSAQFLVDSDHKAFDLEHRRKIRFNIGKYNAAVQTGLGFYQDHELARSRASYLKTEVINRLDEYLLQFEEKFTARGGKVIWAQNAEEALFEVGKIMERRKARTVVKAKSMTTEEIHLNKYLEKRGIESVETDLGEFIVQLNGERPYHIVTPAMHLSKLDIADIFVKHLGIEYTDDAQKLVLTARHLLRNKYTSAEVGITGGNFLIADTGAVCVTENEGNARLSATFPKTHIAIVGIEKVIPRLQDLDLFWPLLSTSGTGQQVTVYNTIYTGPRQPLEKDGPEEMFVILLDNGRTNLLAQPDKREALNCIRCGACLNVCPVYKNIGGHTYEATYSGPIGSVITPHLSGMAENKHLSYASSLCGACSSVCPVRIPIHNILLKNRQQSVQEGLTEKEERRAVGLWLYGMKHRWVWDLAPAAGKNWVLSRLLGEVGWNKRRDAVQVAPKTFRQLWKERKSISQPTL
- a CDS encoding M28 family peptidase; this translates as MNKTSLLTWLLAAGVATSAVAQAPEKVKVKAKRKAKTEVTATPVLETAAPAPAADLAQGYAETITQADLRQHLSVLASDAYEGRETGEKGQKMAAEYIAKQFADLGLQGPVQGSDNPYLQHFTMVRSSWADGATLKIGTSSYKWLTDFYALGGNGFAQETSVQPVFAGYGIEQDGYSDYAALGDVKGKDLLILLGEPQTDKGAALLGKDGQNSKWGQDFRAKLTLAAQKGARSVFFVDFNPNSNFEKLAARMAPYISRPSIAFKEASQTTRPTAYFVSPAVGYKLLGSTAPAVTKYTAAVNKAAKPTASPFKPAKVVVKAPKKAEDFVTENVLGYLEGSDLKDEVMVLSAHYDHIGIINGEVHNGADDDGSGTVTVLEMAQAFVKAKNEGHGPRRSILFLTVTGEEKGLLGSEYYTDHPIFPLEKTMVDLNTDMVGRTDKDHEGKGDYVYVIGSDKLSSELHTILQAQNEKYTKMDLDFRFNDPEDPNRFYYRSDHYNFAKHKIPVAFFFNGVHDDYHGAGDEIEKIEFPKMEKRARLVFYTAWDLASRDKRIVVDSNKK
- the ispF gene encoding 2-C-methyl-D-erythritol 2,4-cyclodiphosphate synthase, whose amino-acid sequence is MKIRTGFGYDVHQLQPGLPFWLGGIEVPHTHGALGHSDADVLIHVICDALLGAANLRDIGFHFPDTDPQYKGIDSKRLLKEVVRLLTERGYTISNIDSTVCLEAPKVNPHIAEMQRVLAEVMGIDADDISIKATTTEKLGFVGRREGVAAYASVLITK
- a CDS encoding TetR/AcrR family transcriptional regulator — its product is MEIKDRILQASIGLFTRNGIKSVSMDDIATHLGISKKTLYKWFENKDQIVSAVIASHLHGVQGECEGIIGHARNAVDEMVQMMDWAKRQFSNVNPNAIHDLRKYYPAAWGLFHEHKSSFILQQIQANLRRGVAEGLYRADLDIEVLSRLRLAQIDVLFDPEVFPHAQFDQMRVQIACNEHFLLGVVSLRGHKLINEYRHVTEEE
- a CDS encoding TolC family protein — its product is MKNNIRVLLLATAPGLLAPAGAALAQTAPAAQPALATSMATGLMPLSLQQAIDYAVKNKPTLLSTRLNEQTARAKVGEIKSAGLPQVNVAANVADNFKLQKSLVDFGALGGGSSATTLTPADIAAAQSGRTVNLGTVTLPSEPVPPQAFAFGLQWAGNTSASVSQLLFDGSYLIGLKAAKVYEDLAKKQTQQAEIDVVEQVSKAYYSTLVARARLTLLARNVQRLDTVLYQTNETFKAGFAEKIDVDRLRVQRNNLLVEQQKAQRLTELSVALLKFQMGLPQSQTVQLSDSLGAAVVDAGALRQRLGVASAATGGGVSGLGDVPTGTAPTTGNTDAQRQQDQQTALSGARTGQLAAAFNYNNRIEFSTLETQQALAGLDLANRRAGAYPRLLATAAYGFSGSAKNPGDLFAFRGPDSRAGNGFPNQNWFGFGNVGLSLQVPVFDGFRRKYQVQQARIAQQTVEKGFETLRQSIDLQDAQSRTTLINALDVLDNQKANLDLAADVARVSRIKFQEGVGSNLEVVTAETSLREAQTNYYAAIYDVLVAKVDRDKATGELYNQARK
- a CDS encoding efflux RND transporter periplasmic adaptor subunit, coding for MKYLSSAFLLTLGLLTACGEKDPKAELAKLKSEQAANQAKIAALEAKAGPSADAAVLTTPVSVIKVAPESFKSYLEVQGRVDFDQNATVAARAAGTLTSLRVQRGDRVSKGQTLATVDASILDANIAELRTRMDLARVIYEKQDRLWKQQIGTEIQYLQAKNNYQALQRNLSTLNQQRALYSVVAPFSGTVDDVLPKLGETVAPGAPVVKLLSSSGTGKIVVDVSEAYASRIKVGDKALVTIPDLGGEEATATVRVVSSTINPTSRTFVTELRLNGSKAGQLRPNMVANVRIQNYDRQNATVLPVDLVQKDEQNSFVLIIGQRGGQKVAAKRIIQVGQTYNGKVEVTSGLQPGDQVISAGYQNLNEGQVVTLEGARS